One part of the Mesorhizobium sp. M4B.F.Ca.ET.058.02.1.1 genome encodes these proteins:
- a CDS encoding cystathionine gamma-synthase has protein sequence MTVHGTPGKNRLAFSTRTIHGGQSHDPTTGAVMVPIYATSTYGQQSPGVHKGFEYARSQNPTRFAFERAVADLESGTKAFAFASGLASISTVLELLDAGAHIVATDDIYGGTFRLLERVRKRSAGLQVSFADFTDLAAVEAAIRPETKLLWVETPTNPLLRIVDLEAVAALAKRKGLLTVADNTFCSPYIQRPLELGIDIVVHSTTKYLNGHSDMVGGVAVVGDNQDLADRLKFLQNAIGAISGPFDSFLALRGIKTLALRMERHSANGLKIAEWLESRNDVRRVIYPGLASHPQHEIAKRQMHAYGGMISVDLDRDLAGTKRFLERTQLFTLAESLGGVESLIEHPALMTHGSIPAEKRGAIGISDSLVRLSAGIEDGDDLIADLEQALG, from the coding sequence ATGACCGTACACGGAACACCGGGCAAGAACCGCCTGGCCTTTTCGACCCGCACCATCCATGGCGGCCAGAGTCACGACCCGACGACCGGCGCGGTGATGGTGCCGATCTACGCCACCTCCACCTACGGCCAGCAGTCGCCCGGCGTGCACAAGGGGTTTGAATACGCCCGCAGCCAGAACCCGACCCGTTTCGCCTTCGAGCGCGCCGTGGCCGATCTCGAAAGCGGCACCAAAGCCTTCGCCTTCGCCTCCGGCCTGGCCTCGATCTCGACCGTGCTGGAGCTGCTCGATGCCGGCGCCCATATCGTCGCCACCGACGACATCTATGGCGGCACGTTTCGCTTGCTGGAGCGGGTGCGCAAGCGCTCGGCCGGGCTGCAGGTCAGCTTCGCCGACTTCACCGACCTTGCCGCCGTCGAGGCCGCCATCCGCCCGGAGACGAAACTGCTCTGGGTCGAGACGCCGACCAACCCGCTGCTGCGCATCGTCGACCTCGAAGCGGTGGCGGCGCTGGCAAAGCGCAAGGGCCTGCTCACCGTCGCCGACAACACTTTTTGCAGCCCCTACATCCAGCGCCCGCTCGAGCTCGGCATCGACATCGTCGTCCACTCGACGACGAAGTACCTCAACGGCCATTCCGACATGGTCGGCGGCGTCGCCGTGGTCGGCGACAACCAGGATTTGGCCGACCGGCTGAAATTCCTGCAGAACGCCATCGGCGCCATCTCCGGCCCGTTCGACTCCTTTCTGGCGCTGCGTGGCATCAAGACACTGGCGCTGCGGATGGAGCGCCATTCCGCCAACGGCCTGAAGATCGCCGAGTGGCTGGAAAGTCGTAACGACGTGCGCCGCGTCATCTATCCCGGCCTCGCCAGCCACCCGCAGCACGAAATCGCCAAACGCCAGATGCACGCCTACGGCGGCATGATCTCGGTCGATCTCGACCGCGACCTTGCCGGCACGAAACGCTTCCTCGAGCGCACGCAGCTGTTCACGCTGGCCGAAAGCCTCGGCGGCGTCGAAAGCCTGATCGAGCATCCCGCGCTGATGACGCACGGCTCGATCCCGGCGGAGAAGCGCGGCGCGATCGGGATATCGGATTCGCTGGTCAGGCTCTCGGCCGGCATCGAGGATGGGGATGATTTGATCGCGGATTTGGAGCAGGCGCTGGGCTAA
- a CDS encoding pyridoxal-phosphate dependent enzyme encodes MSEHRKAAPASAPPESTLSRLRPPYASVLDLIGQTPIVELTKFDTGKCRLFIKLESQNPGGSIKDRIALSMIAAAERQGKLRPGGAIVEATAGNTGLGLAQVGIPKGYRIILVVPDKMSREKIQHLRALGAEVRMTRSDVGKGHPEYYQDMAEKIAAETPGAFYANQFANPANPLAHETTTGPEILAQLDGDVDAAVVGVGSGGTLTGLGRYFAKHSPKTEMVLADPVGSVLAPLIKTGKMEEAGSWTVEGIGEDFVPPNADLSLVRKAYSIPDKQSMLAVRDLLSREGILAGSSSGTLLSAALRYCREQTVSKRVVTFVCDSGNKYLSKVFDDFWLAEQGLAEQEQHGDLRDLVMRSHRTGDTVWVGPEESLLNAYGRMRRSDVSQLPVLDNGKLVGIVDEGDILAKVDGPYDGRWDRFNGPVRTAMTSNLHTLQANQTLDALLPVFDRNEVAIVFDSEEFIGLITRIDLINHLRRRAR; translated from the coding sequence CCGAGAGCACCCTCTCCCGCCTGCGTCCGCCCTATGCGTCGGTGCTCGACCTGATCGGCCAGACGCCCATCGTCGAGCTGACCAAGTTCGACACCGGCAAGTGCCGGCTGTTCATCAAGCTCGAAAGCCAGAATCCCGGCGGCTCGATCAAGGACCGCATCGCGCTGTCGATGATCGCCGCCGCCGAGCGGCAGGGCAAGCTCAGGCCCGGCGGCGCAATAGTCGAGGCGACCGCCGGCAATACCGGCCTTGGCCTTGCCCAGGTCGGCATCCCCAAGGGCTACCGCATAATCCTCGTCGTCCCCGACAAGATGTCGCGCGAGAAGATCCAGCATCTGCGCGCGCTCGGCGCCGAGGTGCGCATGACCCGTTCCGATGTCGGCAAGGGTCATCCCGAATATTATCAGGACATGGCCGAGAAGATCGCCGCCGAAACGCCCGGCGCCTTCTATGCCAACCAGTTCGCCAATCCGGCCAACCCGCTGGCGCACGAGACCACCACCGGCCCGGAAATCCTCGCCCAGCTCGACGGCGATGTCGACGCGGCGGTGGTCGGCGTCGGCTCCGGCGGCACGCTGACCGGGCTCGGCCGCTATTTCGCGAAACATTCGCCGAAGACCGAGATGGTGCTGGCCGACCCGGTCGGCTCGGTGCTGGCGCCGCTGATCAAGACCGGCAAGATGGAAGAGGCCGGCAGCTGGACCGTCGAAGGCATCGGCGAGGATTTCGTACCGCCCAATGCCGACCTGTCGCTGGTCAGGAAGGCCTATTCCATCCCCGACAAGCAGAGCATGCTGGCGGTGCGCGATCTTCTCTCCCGCGAAGGCATTTTGGCCGGCTCCTCTTCCGGCACGCTGTTGTCGGCCGCGCTCCGCTATTGCCGCGAGCAGACGGTGTCCAAGCGGGTCGTCACCTTCGTCTGCGACAGCGGCAACAAGTACCTGTCGAAGGTCTTCGACGATTTCTGGCTGGCCGAGCAGGGCCTGGCCGAGCAGGAACAGCATGGCGATTTGCGTGACCTCGTCATGCGTTCGCACCGCACCGGCGACACGGTCTGGGTCGGCCCCGAGGAAAGCCTGCTCAATGCCTATGGCCGCATGCGCCGCTCCGATGTCTCGCAACTGCCGGTGCTCGACAATGGCAAGCTGGTCGGCATCGTCGACGAGGGCGACATTCTGGCCAAGGTCGACGGCCCCTATGACGGTCGCTGGGACCGCTTCAACGGTCCGGTGCGCACCGCCATGACCTCCAATCTGCACACGCTGCAGGCCAATCAGACGCTCGATGCGCTGCTGCCTGTCTTCGACCGTAACGAGGTCGCCATCGTCTTCGACAGCGAGGAGTTCATCGGCCTGATAACCCGCATCGACCTGATCAACCATCTGAGGCGCCGCGCAAGATGA